In a single window of the Arachis hypogaea cultivar Tifrunner chromosome 6, arahy.Tifrunner.gnm2.J5K5, whole genome shotgun sequence genome:
- the LOC112755999 gene encoding uncharacterized protein has protein sequence MGRAPCCDKANVKKGPWSPEEDAKLKSYIQQHGTGGNWIALPPKIGLKRCGKSCRLRWLNYLRPNLKHGDFSQEEDNIICSLYVSIGSRWSVIAAQLPGRTDNDIKNYWNTRLKKKLLGNNKNRRNKEQQQLQACSNNNGINKQQETSSINGGSVIIGDDSLSSLLVHENSSTTHQQQQQQQQCYWPHFMPVLPIPNLPYSTTNNNQQFYLGSSFNDQDSIKKLLIKLGGRFHNDVDYHNYHPTLGDGLLNHLHQSQGTTTYYSNNSTQQQVLYHQEQIQFDDGNNGLHHDEMVQRKGNLNNEIEEEMVGNTNFIPQRLLNNGLGFFHGDMVFSEDKIIIGSTTTRPNWGENSSGNSVIYHPLISSSNYQEDQGVRPSEECALQEYSTIATMRTNSSNSMLHVQ, from the exons ATGGGAAGGGCTCCTTGCTGTGACAAAGCAAATGTGAAGAAAGGGCCATGGTCTCCTGAAGAAGATGCTAAGCTCAAATCATACATACAACAACATGGCACTGGTGGCAATTGGATTGCTTTGCCTCCAAAAATTG gATTGAAGCGTTGTGGGAAGAGTTGCCGTCTAAGGTGGTTGAACTATCTTCGCCCTAATCTCAAGCATGGTGATTTCTCTCAAGAAGAAGACAACATTATTTGTAGCCTCTATGTTAGTATTGGAAGcag GTGGTCAGTTATTGCTGCTCAATTACCAGGAAGAACTGATAATGACATAAAGAACTATTGGAACACAAGGCTCAAAAAGAAGCTTCTTGGCAATAACAAGAACCGCCGCAACAAAGAACAGCAACAATTACAAGCATGTAGCAATAATAATGGAATCAACAAGCAACAAgaaacatcatcaattaatggaGGGAGTGTTATTATTGGTGATGATTCCTTATCTTCCTTATTGGTTCATGAAAATAGTAGTACtactcatcaacaacaacaacaacaacaacaatgttaTTGGCCACACTTCATGCCAGTGTTGCCAATACCAAATTTGCCATATAGCACAACAAATAATAACCAACAATTCTACTTAGGATCTTCTTTCAATGACCAAGATTCCATCAAGAAACTACTTATCAAGCTTGGAGGGAGATTCCATAATGATGTTGATTATCATAATTACCATCCTACCCTTGGTGATGGATTATTGAATCATCTTCATCAATCACAAGGTACTACTACTTATTATTCTAATAATTCAACACAACAACAAGTACTTTATCATCAAGAACAAATACAATTTGATGATGGTAATAATGGACTTCATCATGATGAAATGGTGCAAAGAAAAGGAAACCTCAAcaatgaaattgaagaagaaatggtGGGTAATACTAATTTTATTCCACAAAGATTATTAAATAATGGGTTGGGGTTCTTCCATGGAGACATGGTTTTCAGTGAGGATAAGATCATAATAGGCTCTACTACTACTAGGCCTAATTGGGGTGAGAATAGTAGTGGCAATTCAGTAATTTACCACCCTCTTATTTCTTCTTCAAATTACCAAGAAGATCAAGGTGTAAGGCCATCAGAAGAATGTGCTTTGCAAGAGTATAGCACTATAGCCACCATGAGGACCAATAGTAGCAATAGCATGCTTCATGTACAATAA